A single genomic interval of Bradyrhizobium sp. sBnM-33 harbors:
- a CDS encoding arylsulfatase, whose protein sequence is MRITLIHALKHSIVPIEASFARLWPEARLMNLLDDSLSADLARDGALTDAMTERFLGLGRYAVGTGSDAILFTCSAFGPCIEAVAQAHAPMPVLKPNEAMIEQAVARGRKIGLLSTFPPTLASMPPEFPSRVELVPKLAEGALAALDRGDRATHDRLVVEAARSLRDCDLIALAQYSLAPAADAVAEATGRPVLTTPDSAVLKLMKMLGVDRA, encoded by the coding sequence ATGCGCATTACCCTGATCCACGCCCTGAAACATTCGATTGTGCCGATCGAAGCCTCCTTCGCCAGGCTTTGGCCGGAGGCTCGCCTGATGAATCTGCTCGACGACAGCCTGTCGGCCGACCTGGCGCGTGACGGCGCGCTCACCGATGCGATGACAGAGCGCTTCCTCGGGCTCGGACGCTACGCCGTCGGCACCGGATCGGATGCGATCCTGTTCACCTGCTCGGCGTTCGGCCCCTGCATCGAAGCCGTCGCGCAGGCCCACGCCCCGATGCCGGTGCTCAAGCCCAACGAGGCGATGATCGAGCAGGCGGTCGCGCGTGGCCGCAAGATCGGGCTGCTGTCGACGTTCCCGCCGACACTTGCCTCGATGCCGCCGGAGTTTCCGTCGCGGGTCGAGCTGGTGCCCAAATTGGCGGAAGGCGCGTTAGCCGCGCTCGATCGCGGCGATCGCGCGACCCATGACCGCCTGGTGGTGGAAGCAGCGAGGAGCTTGCGCGACTGCGACCTGATTGCGCTCGCCCAGTACAGCCTGGCGCCAGCGGCAGACGCGGTCGCCGAGGCGACGGGACGGCCGGTGCTGACCACGCCCGACAGCGCGGTGCTGAAGCTGATGAAGATGCTCGGCGTGGACCGAGCTTAG